In Cyclopterus lumpus isolate fCycLum1 chromosome 5, fCycLum1.pri, whole genome shotgun sequence, the genomic stretch GATGTCAACAAGTGCTTAATAATTTGAGCTGGAAACCGTTAATTAGGAGTTgtccaaaatatgtttttattttacaattgttATTCTATTTGATATTTACGTCCTTGCTGTTCTAGAAACCATTAATTTTTCATAATACAACTGTCTTTTTCTATCACCGGTCAAAACCGGTTTTGTGAGATACcgatttttgtatttatttatttaattgtgaaaAACTGTCTTAATATGCTCAGTTTTTACTTCagtaatcatgttttttttaaagacacaagATACTATtctctattttttgttttcaataaattCAGAATTAAAAGGGTTTATCAGAATATAAGAGTGATGTAAAACCTATTTGAATGATAATTGTCTTGAGATCACTGAAACGTTTCCTGTGGTATCTGTGACTTGTTGAAGCCTGCATGCATTACACACCATACTCTTCTGCTTCCTGCTCCCATCTAATTTTCTTAACTGCTATTTCATGAACCTCATTTcagtaattaaatgaaaattgAAATTTCAACAATCAATCAAGAATTAATCTAAtgtgatttacttttttttttcttccatttgcaGTAAATCTATCATGCCAAGTGTCCTTAAGGAGGTTCGTCAGTGTCTGACAGTTGCCAGTCATCTGGTTCCTTCACTCTCTAATCATGGTCAAAATCATGTTGTCGCCAACACAAGAACATATACAACAGTATTTTCCAGGGGCCTTGTTTTAGAGTGCCAAAACAAGTATGTAAAATAATGTTGAACATGCAGAAAGAATGACTCATCGCATCAGTTGCCAACTGCAGTCCTCCATCAATCCACCGACTCAATGCGCCACTATTATTTTGCACCACCGGAAGAATCCAGATGAGTGTTTTGCCAATTACCCGTTGCCTATGTAATCCTGACTGTGcactttttgtttctcactTGCTCTTAGGtgattcctctttctttttaaaaatcatactAATTGTTTCAAGTATTGTATGATATTTTTTACCGGATGTGCATGTTAATCTACCAGATTATTGGTGATATTTTCAAGTGAGTCAACATATATTTTTATCCCTATTTATTTTATACCAATAAATCCAGAGAGTATGtaattattcttttaaaacCAGAGCTTTCACTCACTGGTTGAATTCCTACACTAGTCtacctttttagtatttttCCTTTTGGCCTTAAACATATGGGTGCCTTTCTATCAACCCATAGAGACACTTTCAAAGTTATCATCGTTCTTGATAACCAATTCTCCTGGTtcgcttatttaaaaaaataattcaatatattattttcacTATATGACCGTGCAATTATGGAGCTTCAGTTTCAAGGTCTTACTACATGTTGTATAATTGGGCTTCTCTTTTGTAGACATGGCAGAACTGTTACAAATTCAAGTATTCTTGTTATGACTTAGGAAAGGTATTGATGCAAAgcttatttaaatatttttaagttAAGGTCAGATGTTAATAGTATTCATAAACTTTATTCATGAAGgagtttttaaatgtaattgttttaataCAACTTTTTGTAAACCTTTTGACTCCTAACATCTGCAAACAACAATTCTGCAGTACCATTTTGTGTTACAAGTGCAATTTGCAAACATGGCAAGAAAGAGACAACTAAATGTTtatgctatttaaaaaatattgtacaCATTGTTGCTCACATGCTTGGTCctaattgatttgttttgtatgtCTTTATTATAACtgcaattgtatttatttgacacTGTTCAGACTACAGGATGTCATCATCCTCTTCATTTCATAAGGGAGTTTGAGCGAAGGTGGCTGGCCATAATattgacaagactgaacttgGGGTTAAACACAAGCATATTCATGACTTTGGGCTGCTGTCTCTACTAACAGTTATGGCTGGTAAAGAAATAAATCTAACTTTCACAATAGCGTGATTGTTGTTCTTTATGCATCAAAAATACCAttccacaacatgtttttatttttccaagtGCTTTATTCTTTCACTCTTGagaacaaatacatatatatatatatatatatatatatatatatatatacatatacatacatatatatatatatatatacatgtacatgtgcacatatatatatatgtctatatatagagacatatgtgtgtgtgtgtatatatatatatatatatatatatatatatatatatatgtgtgtgtgtatatatatgcatatatacacatatatattatgtatgtatatatatatatatatatatatatgtatgtatgtatagatttacatatatatatatatatatatatatgttgttttttagaCCATAACCTATATTATGAGTCGGCAGTGAATACAATATTAATGGTTCCGTGGGTTTAGTCTATTTTTCtgaaacatacatacatacagaccaCTCAGCAGCTAAGGGACATTGTACATACaaactaaatactaaatacacacatatatatataaatgagaaATACAATAGATAAAGACCACATACTTAATGTTAACAATGTGTACACAATAAGCTATTCATTTTGCGAGTAATGTACAtacactttttgtttgttgtttatacTCGAATGAAACATGGATGGATCAAatactgttttaaaaaatgcgTTTTTATTGGAGGAAGGGGAACAAATGTGTGGATGTAAAATGTAACCATTTAAATTCTGAGActcacattatatatataattatattataatgtatttgcccctattcaaaacaaaatgtctagTTTTCTTCTCAATAAATTCCATCACGTCTGTATATAACATAGTTTGTATTGGtcaataattaaatgaatgcatACCTATGTTACTGCCTAGCTTAGCTTTTGCAATATTCATTTCCATTTCCGGTCAAAAGGATagtttttctcccctttttgaAAGAGGTTTACGTAAGCTACTCCCCGCCTACGAGGTGACGTCATGGGGCGTGTCcacacagaggacagaggggactCCACAATGGGAGGTTTGTGTCTTTCTTAATCGAGAACTAGCGATTTATCTTACAATGTAGTCCGCGTTAATATCTTCCCATTACTTCCAAATCACGAACACTACCGCGGCGTTAACGACTTTAACGACTGCCTCGCGTGGCCAATGACAGTGTAACGTCTCAGTCCTACTTCTGAAAAAGTTTCTGAACAACACAATTGCCATTAAAAAGAGCGTAAATCGACACGATAGCTGTCAACGGACGTGTCTTTGCGACATTCCACATTGCCCGTGCCCTCTCACTCTCGTGCCACTGTAATGTCCCATTTCCTCTCGGTGTCCCGCCCGGTACGCAAGGCTTGCCTGTTGAACGGGGTTTTAACGCTTGTTTTGAACGTGTCTCTGTGAACATGGACAGACAGTTTTCACGAGCAGCTGACGGAGGACAGCGCCTTCCTCAAAACTGAGCGCAGACTGGACACGGAGCTGGTGGACAAAGTGATCCTGCAGCTGAACCGAATCTACCCACAGATCCTCTCAGACAAGGAGGCCACAAAAGTATGTCCTCATACGAAGTACTTTACTGTCGTGGTCCCATGcaggcggtggaggaggagtacaAGCGATACCACAGTGCAATAATACTCGGTTTAAGTCAAAGTTCCGCATTGAAAACCTACAGCAAAGTTTTATGCaacatattatattcattatccggcagaatatatatatatatatatatatatatatatatatatatatatatatcctcccAGTGTTATACTATAGTATTTTACTTTCCTAATATTACCGGTGCATCAACTTGTAAGCAATATTTAATGATGTAGCTGAATGTGCTGTAATTTAATATACATTGCATTATATTCCATGAAAAAATTGTGaaactgtgaaaaacaaaatctgggaaaaaaataatggaAAAGAAATCCCCTCTCCCAGAAAGGGAGTAAAATATGAAAGTGCTGTAAGAATGCACACATGCCTTACAATTGTACTTCAACAAATACAGTTTAAATTACTTAAGCAAATCTACTTAGTTATGTTGCATCATTGCATGTACaaatatttctttttctgtattcATATTCCAAATACATTCTGGTCCATGGGTTGTCTGGCCCGAACAGAGGTGGTGGTTAAAAACTCTACCAAGAAAATCATGTCCCAGTTTCATGACACATTTCATGACAGCAGGTAAACatgataaaacaacatttttatgtgaataaatgaaataatttacaaaataattcCAGTGGAGAGCCTTCATTCTGTCAAGGGCAAGCTGTGTAAGCAAGCACCCCAGGAAAGGAAATTCCATATCATCATATCATTGACAATCATGTTAtaaccgttgttgttgttgttgttctccagTTCAGAAACTTGGACGTGCCCACAAGCGTCCGACTCGGTGAGCTTCTGGCGCATCTGcaggggaaaggagaggaagcaTGCCGAGAGTTTTACAGAGCTCTTCACTTGCATGTGGAGGAGGTATACTACAGCTTGCCCACACGGCTCCGCCTCAGAGGTTTGTCCCCTAAAACTGCTCCTCTATATCAtgtgtgatattcatttattatttggatATTACAGAATGGATTTGACATATGTTGTTCTGTATTGTAGTATATTCTAAATTTTATTCAGCACACTAAACCAATCTGATCCAGATTCCTTAGATCCACTGGCATATCCACGTATCTACCAACAGAGATATGTTCTGAACGACAGAGGTAAGAAGATTTGAATTAACGTATGTCAATATATGTGCAACATTCAAACTGTCGAACTGCAAGACCATAAAATAATCAGTAGATGATTTAGCGAACTTAAGAAAACCACCAAATAAGGAATAGTCAGTGATTAAAACATTTTCCAGGCTAGAAGTGTGTTAGGTGGTTATTCAGCACTAACACACATCAGCTAGTTAACTACATTTATGTAGTTATGCGTTTATCTCTCTCCAGGTCCCCTCTTCTTTATGGGCTGTTTCAGCGTTGCCGTGGGAATGGCTTTACTCTATTACTACAGTGGTAAGTACTTTTCCAGTTGTTTAACGTCACCTGACAATGCAAGTCAGATATTGTCCATGTTAATGCCCGGTGAATATATTAACCTTAGTGCATAcatatttttgaaaatataaCTCCATGTTATGCTGTGAATTCAGTGTAACAAAGATGATGTCTTTGTCCCGTAGAGGCCAAAGTGACAGGAGGTAGCCGGACTCTCGGGACGGCTGCTCTgggtttgaaaagaaaagcacaggaGGTTCTCATATGGTACACTGAAGAAAGACTCATGAAGTGAGGGAGTAAGTCCTTCACAGCCAGGCACTTCAGCAGAACTGCTCTTAGAAATGCCACTTGTACCAAAGCACAGCACCGTATATCTTTTCGGGAGTTGAATACTCAGTTTGTACACAGGTTTACTGCATATAGTTTTTTTGCGTGTTATCTACATTTCTGGCTGTAGAGAAGTTTAGATATGGGGTAAATTCAGATCTGCATTTGGCACTTAGCTCTTATTTCCTCATGTGTTGATATCTATTTAAGTGGATTAAAGGAACTGCATGCACTTGAAGGATGAACACAATGTagacaaaaaaaagctaattaagCAAGTTTgacaacactttttaaaattaacaaaaaaGGCAGAATTTGaagaatataaagaaatatCATTGCTCTTGATATTTGTGTAATGTTTCCTGTTACACATACATTTGTATACAAATATGACAAAACCGCTTTTACAAACCAATTGAAAAAGGACACATTGACCGCACTAGTGATAAAATAtggcatttaaaataaattaagtaTTAACAATTGCAGGTACATTATTTGCCATGCAGGATCTATTTCTAAGAAAAAGAATAGCCTTCATCTCATCAGTACATTTTGCCGGTATATATTTATTGTCCTTGAATGCAGAAAGCAACAACCTGCATTGTGTGATCTTTCTTACACTTTGATAATTAAGAATTATACTTCCTTCTCTGCTCAGTTACTCCTGATGTCAAGCATCGTAAAATTAATTGTAATGCTCTCTCCAAATTGAGTCAGAAACAAATATTACTGTCAACTGGATGTATAAAGACAAGGAACTGTCACGAGCTCTTGATAGAACATGGCTGCCCTCTTGTGGCCAAACGTGAACCACTTCACCAAACTGCACAAATGTGCTGGTTTGTGGTTTCAAAAGGGATTCTCGAAAGTCTCCTTCTCACgtatataacaaaataaagatTAGTCATATGAATAACAGCCAGAAAAAAATCGAGCTGTCTACAGAGAATAATACTTTAGGCGAAAGTTGCAGTCATGTGATTGCTTCTACCAATGATAGCCTGCTCTACTAGTGCAGTGCATTATGGGTAGAGTTACGACCCAAACAAAAAGATACACTTGTCAAATAAAGACGTGTAAAACGTAAGCGTAGCCACAACCAACACGTGTAAAGGGAAACATTTAATAGttgtgtttaatatatatattcttattattattattatttttacaaccCGGAGAGTacaccataagtaaaaccaagCTGCCTAGCTCATTGTATATAAGCTTGCCAGTGGCCATGTTTGAGGTGTGTTGTATGAAAGGAGAGAAGGTTAGCACTCCCCTTGACAAGGATGGAATTGGCCCTAGTGGCCATCAACACACATACGGTTAAGGCACTGCCACCTACTTCGTGGCATCTCTAACCACATTTTTTGATGGTACATCCTTGACTTTCTTTAAACAACGCCCTGCTATCTCTGTAGTTCGTATTTCCTGATCGTAGCGCACGTCATCTGTTCTCCCCAAATACCGGAAGTATGCTTGAGTGATTTCCCGTGTCTGGGACGGGCAGGATGAcaactttaatttaaatgtttgaccTGTAGTATTTAGCGCAGTGCTGAATGTACGGAGGATTACCCAAACATCGACCCTCCATCTGCAGCTGATCTCAGAGTACCACACGcactacatttaaatgtttatgaatGAATTCCGTCATcctcgtttttttcttcttatttctgTGCATTTTGCCCCTTGTTTATtgataacttgtttttttttaatacaaagtctGGCAGAAAAGGAATTTACCCCTAAAAGCCAGATACAACTTGATGGTATTTATCAGACTCTATAAACACTTTCTTTGAAATGAATAACATAAAGAAGGGTCTCTACAAATACATTAACTGTTATGATGGTGCTTTATTAAACTGTTTTTCTTTATGGTTTTATGTATGGTTCAGGATATCAAAAGCCAATACAAGAAACACCTAAACAGATTTTTTCAACTTACATGgctatgtttttatttgaattttatAAAGAAATGTTGGCAATTGATTTCTGATGCTTGTCAATTAATCTATACTCTGAAATCTATATTGAAACCAGTGCCTGACAGTTTGTCACATTCTCTGTGGTGTAAAAATGCCTTAAATTTGCAAGTGCCATTATTTGTGGAACTGAGACATTTCTCTTTGTATAATACAAACAATGCATGCTAAgaataaaaaggacaaacacaTCTTATCACTCTTGTAGATTTCTTTATAAATGAAATTAGAAAATGTTCCCAGTGTGTAGCACAAAATCATGTAAAAGCTTTGAaaatatttgataaaaaaagTGACATACCTCaatgcacaaacacatgaagacataaGATAATATATACAAGTAATTCTGTTTAAACACTACACACTAGACTTTGCatatcacttaaaaaaaacaagtatgtAAGGTCCACTTCATTAACTGGTTGAGGTTTTTAACAgtgaaaactatttaatttgCACCACATCAAAACCATTTTTAAGGCCACCTGAGCAGCAGTATGCTCAGACTGCTCCTGGTGCTCATAATAATAAGAAAGTCCTTTGGATTATGCTTTAGTGATTACGTTTTTGACCATATGTTTGTCTATAGCCATGGTTAGAGACGAAATgtactctgaaacacacacacgtgccatCTGATCTTCAGGGTACGTTGGGTCTCCTAAAGCCTGGAGGTTGAATTACATGAAGACAATTGCACCAGCAATGCCATTTAGTTGGTGAATAAATATTCATGTGCATTTGCATAAATAATGTGGAAGTCCATCTTCACTAAGTCGAACAGCAGGCGAGTGAGGAACATGGTGATCAAGAACTTGGGTTGGGTCGCTGGACTCCAAAGGCTGTGATGAAGACATTGACCACGACTATGATAAAGACGAAGGCCGTGGAGACGTTCTCCATGATGTTCAGCTTGTAGTGCATGGTTTCATCATTCAGGTTCCACTTCACTgacaaaacagaaatgaaacATTAGGGCATTATTGAGGTTTGCTAAGTCAGTAGGAGTGCCCTCCTTTCCACCACATGGGGGCAGCACATATATTCCTGTGAGATTAGCAGTGAAGTCATTTTACTGAGCAGAAGGTATAAATTAACCCTCGGGTGATCATTAGCTTCCCCTTCAGTTAGCATTACGTGCCTAGCTGGTTTAAAAAGGACTGTAGACTAGTTTATACTGGCTATCTTTGTGTTGGCAAATCTCCAAtgacaaaacatattttcccaAAGGTTAGAAGAGCACTGAAATGTCTGACAGCAGAGGCGCTTCTTCCTGCTGTGGCTCTCAAAGCTCAGCTCTCAGTCACAACAATATTCTCTGATAAGAATAAGATGGTGTGCTTGTGAAATGAAGGGCATAAAGGATTTCAAGGGCCTTGGTTGTTGATCGCCCTTTGTAAACCTGTGGAAACCACTCAACACAGAGTGAGGAAGTTTATACATTTCTCAAGTTTTTATATTAGTAGAAAAGATGTGCGGTTGTAGAGAGAAATACAATTTCCACATTAATGATATCAACAGTGAGGCAACACAAAGACTGAGAACAATCTGAGTACAAATTGAAAACAATTGTCAGTTTCCACAATGTGCGTGACACCGTAgtcacgcatgcacacacattgttACGCGTTTTGGCCCAAAACAAGTTCCACGTGTAACTTATtgaggttgtgttcatgtgtgatTTCAGTGCCTCACAAAGCGTGGGAGGTTTGGATACTGAGTTTTACACACAGTTGTCTGCTTTGCACATTTCTAATATACTTTACACAATGGTGCAGTAAAAGACACTAACACATTTTGTGtgcagcagaaacaaaacataacaataCATACTTTTGGTATCACTGTAAATCTCCTAATGTGTGAGTGCTAAAGTTTGCAGTATAGGTTGCACACTCACCTATGAAGATGAGCATAACTCCCACTAGGATTTGTAGGATGAGGGAGAGGCTAATGAGAGTAATAAGGGGCACATAGAAGGTGAAGTTGGGTCCTTGCTCCATGACAGCCTTCAGCTGTGAAGCATTGGCCATCAGGAGAGCCACATCCAGCATGCTCTCTGCTGCACTCTTCTTATTGGCATAGTGGTTCATGTTCAGAGGCCCCTGTTGCCTTCTCCGGTGCCCACGCAGCGAGacctaaacacaaacactgacatCAGTATGACACATAAGTGACGGGTAGAAATGTGATACCTCAAAAGGCTTAGTCAGGTATATCtcttatatttcttttattaatgggtcaaaactaaataaatgtgaaaaaaacacGTGAAAAAAATCGAGGAGCACTGAGAGAGAGCAGATGTCCGCCATGGCCATGGCCTATCTCGCAATGTCACAAACGTGGAACATTATTTGTGATTCAAATCCGCTCCAGCATGGTTTCTTCCTGGGTCCGTGTTTCACCCTTCCACCAAACATGAGTTAATGAACCCTAGACTGCTGTGAGCGTTTTCACTTTCACAAACGTTCAATCAGCAAAATCACTACTTTTATGTCCTGAAACTTGTGTCAACATGGTATTCAAAAAGTTACTTTAacacagaggaaatgaaagcACTCCTCTGCTACCATCACGTTGGATGAACATGTGACTGTCCATAAATGTAGGGTTTCCCCTTATACAGCTGGAGTGCATGTGGGAATATTCTTCAGCTCCTAAAATCTCCAACttgtcatttaaaatgacagAACTGTGTCAGTGTGATGACACATTTTGCCTTTACCCACTGTTAAGTCTTTTAAAGCTGAAATAGCGAATATCGAAGAACCAGAACGTATCTGTGAAAtcatttattcttgcaagaagaggTACCGTCACTATGAGTCACTATGagtctgcacacagacacactgaacatatatatatatatttataagaaAGGAAAGGTGGGGGTTGTGGAAGGGACATATCAGGTTGTAGTAAGAACAAAGGGAAGTTGGTCACTTGTGGATCCAACGTcataacaaacaaaatacatttgtcaATTCAATGTCAACAACTGATATCAGAACTGATTAGCATGGCAGAGTGCAATCACAGTGCTTTTGTTTGCTGTGAAAGATATTAGCAGAAGTGAAAGTGTTCAGTGGCTTTATTCAAACTGGAACACTCGTCACTTGGAAGGTCCCTGAGTTGGTTTCCGC encodes the following:
- the card19 gene encoding caspase recruitment domain-containing protein 19 gives rise to the protein MGRVHTEDRGDSTMGDSFHEQLTEDSAFLKTERRLDTELVDKVILQLNRIYPQILSDKEATKFRNLDVPTSVRLGELLAHLQGKGEEACREFYRALHLHVEEVYYSLPTRLRLRDSLDPLAYPRIYQQRYVLNDRGPLFFMGCFSVAVGMALLYYYSEAKVTGGSRTLGTAALGLKRKAQEVLIWYTEERLMK
- the ninj1 gene encoding ninjurin-1 — protein: MTSENLEMNGDGDRNGGLEVSLRGHRRRQQGPLNMNHYANKKSAAESMLDVALLMANASQLKAVMEQGPNFTFYVPLITLISLSLILQILVGVMLIFIVKWNLNDETMHYKLNIMENVSTAFVFIIVVVNVFITAFGVQRPNPSS